In the Mytilus galloprovincialis chromosome 10, xbMytGall1.hap1.1, whole genome shotgun sequence genome, one interval contains:
- the LOC143049866 gene encoding uncharacterized protein LOC143049866: MTMTLKSGEMKECPSTKILTKKCKKPCKYTTGKYGPCVNGITERVDKLKKKSSDICEPVRTLTKKCRGRNKIKKIKGECIYDKGSWENCDPVTNKRAKVKSLKSGNPKKCKAEKKVYRSCVRANGQDRCFFGVWGDWSDCQNGVQKKQRQVVQGGVDCQKRAVKTRPCS; the protein is encoded by the exons ATGACTATGACCTTGAAATCAGGAGAAATGAAAGAATGTCcttcaacaaaaatattaaccAAGAAGTGTAAAAAAC CTTGTAAATACACAACAGGAAAGTATGGACCGTGTGTAAATGGAATTACAGAGAGGGttgataaattaaagaaaaaaagcaGCGATATTTGTGAACCAGTACGAACATTGACCAAAAAATGTCGTGGAcggaataaaataaagaaaataaaag GAGAATGTATTTATGACAAAGGATCTTGGGAAAACTGTGATCCTGTCACGAATAAAAGAGCAAAGGTCAAATCATTGAAATCTGGAAACCCTAAAAAATGTAAAGCTGAGAAAAAAGTTTATAGATCTTGTGTAAGAGCTAATGGACAAG ATCGTTGCTTTTTTGGTGTTTGGGGAGACTGGTCAGATTGTCAGAATGGCGTACAGAAGAAACAAAGACAAGTAGTACAAGGTGGAGTTGATTGTCAGAAGCGAGCAGTAAAGACACGACCATGTTCATGA